The genomic DNA AAATGTGTTCGTAGACTTCGCTCGGGCTGTAGCGATACAGGTTGCGCAGCCCCACCAGCTCGGTGGTCGGTGCGTGCGGGCACAGGCCAGGCTGCCAGGGACGATCGAGGCTGCCGTGCAGGAACTGCGCTTGAACCGAGGTCAGTGGCTTGCCGGCCAACGCCCGGCTGTAGAGACCTTCGCCGGTTTCCTGCTGGCTTGGCATACGGCCGATCACGGCGGTGAAGGCGGCGCTGGCGGTATCGATCACAAGGCTTACCGACGACGTCAGCTGGCCTTCGCGCTTGATGAAGTCCACCAGGTACAGGCCCGGGCGTACCGATGTGGCCCGGTAGGTCGCGGTGCCGCTGGAGTGCCCATCGGCGGCGTTCCAGGTCAGGGTGTCCTGCTCGAAGCGATGCTCGATCTGCCAGCCGTTGGCGAAATGCAGGGTGAACGTCTTGCCGGCCAGGTCGGCCAGGTTTGGCAGGATGAAAGCTTCGGGGGCAAAGCCATCGGCCAGGGCGCCGACGGTGATCCAGTCTGTAGATGTGCTCATGTGCAAGGCTCCGGTGGTTGAATTAGCCACTCGGATCATGCGGTGCCGGGCAACGGCGGCCTATCAACCGAATGGTTGATCAAAGGAACAGTGTGCTGACCAACTCGGTGCGACTGCTCACACCCACCTTGCGGAACAGGTGGATCAGGTGAGTCTTGATGGTCGGCAAACCTACCTCCAGTTCTCGGGCCAATTGTTTTGTTGCTGACGCCTTGGCGCAGCAGCAAGGCGATCTGGCGTTCCTTGGGTGTCAGGTCGGCCAGTGCATCTTCATGGGTTGGTAAATGGGCCACGGCCAGTTGCAGCAAGGCCTGCAACGCGCTGAGTTGGCTCAACTGCTGAGGGGTGAAGACGCCTTGCTCGGCGGTGCGCAGCAACGAAATCGCGGCTTGGGGCTGACCATCGCGGTGGGCGAAGACTTCCACCACGTCGACCACGCCGTAGCGTTGCAGGAAATCGCGATAACGATGGTTGTCACGCAGCGGCTGGCGGGCCATCGCCAGGCCCAACGGCACCACGGCCAGCTCGCCTGGAGGCACAGTGGCGCGGCTGCAGCGGGTCGAACTGGCGGTAATTGTCCAGGTAGTCGCGGTGCATATCGCCGCTCATCCCATGGAGGCTGAAGTCGTGGGCTTGCAACTGCCGATCCACGCAGTAGAAGGCCGCCCGGCTGACGGGAACCAACTGGGTGAAGGCGTGCAGGCACTGGCCGGCGATGTCCTGGGTAGGAATGACGCTCATGGTCGCTACCTTCGCAAGGGGGCTGCCGGTGGGGCCGGCAGCCCTGTGCGGTCAGACTACCGCGAAGTAGTGCTTGACGAAACTTTCGCTGACGATTTCCCACAGCACCGGTGTGCCCTTGGTCACGAACCAGCTGTCGCCGGCCTTGTAGCGGGTGCTCTGGCCGGTGGCCTCGTCGGTGAGGATCACTTCACCGGTGACCACGGTAGCTTGTTCGGCGAACGGGTAGACCATCCGGAACTTGCCTTGGGTGGTACCGAAGTAGGCGCTGCTGACCGGGTCGGTGGGGGCGCCGAAGGTCATCTTGCCGAAGGCCTTGACTTCGCCTTCGAGAATTTGTGAACCAAGATCGGCGACGGTACCCCAGGCGTCCAGGTCGGACAGCTGGATGTCTTTTTTGAGGGTGGTAAGGGGCATGGCAGTGACTCCTGGTGATTGAAAAAACAAAGGTGAGGTGTGTCCAGTGCCAGTCCGTTAAACCTCGGCCCCTGTGGGAGCGAGCTTGCTCGCGATAGCGGTGGGTCAGGCAGTATGAGGTTGACTGTTGCGCCGTCTTCGCGAGCAAGCTCGCTCCCACAGGGTTTTCGCTTATTTGACTGGCATCATGACCATCAACGCCGGCCGTTCCAGTAGCCCGACAGCTGGTGCCAGGACTTGCCGGCGGTCAGCAGCAAGGGGCGAATGGCGTCTTTGCCAATGATGGTCGGGCGGTGGATCGAACTGACCAGGTCGTAGCGCGCCGAGCCTTCGCTCATGCCTTCGGCCAGCACCTTGCAGATGATGTGGCTTGGGGTGACGCCGAAGCCTGAGTAACCCTGGACGAAAAACGCGTTGCTGCGGCCGGGCAGAGTGCCGATCTGCGGGAACAGGTTCGGGCTGCAGGCCATCGGACCGCCCCAGGCCAGGTCGATCTTTACGTCCTTGAGGTACGGGAAGATCTTCAGCATCAGGCGCCGGTTCCAAGCCTTGAGGTCCAGGGGAATGTGCTCCACCAATGGCGTCGCGGCACCGAACAGCAGGCGGTTTTCGTTGGTGACGCGGTAATAGTCGATCACCGGACGAATATCGCTGTAGGCGCCGCGAATCGGGCTGATGCGCTGGATCAGTTCGTCCGACAACGGCTCGGTCATCATCTGGAAGGCGTAGGTGTTGATGGTCGAGCGGTGCAGTTCCGGTTCCAGCTTGTTGAGGAAACTGTCGCAGGCCCAGAGCAGCTTGCTGGCCCTGACCGAGCCGCGTCCGGTGCGCACGGTGATGCGTTCGCCATAGCTGACTTCCAGGGCCGGGCTGTTTTCGAAAATCCGCACCCCGTGGCTGACCAGGGCCTTGGCTTCACCCAGCAGCAGGTTCAGCGAGTGCACATGCCCGCCGCCCATGTGCAGCAACGCGCTGCCGTAGGCCTTGGAGCCGATGATCTGCTGCACGTCGGAGCCGCCGAGAAAGCGGATCTCGTGCTTGCTGTTGATCGACTTGAAGTCTTTTTCCCAGGCTCGCAGGGTCTTTTCCTGGCGGGCGTTGAAGCCCATGTAGCCGTAACCGTGGCAGAAATCGGCATCGATAGCGTACTTGGCGATACGATCCTTGATGATGTCGGCGCCCAGGTCGCTGATCTCGAAGACCTGGCGCAGGCCGTCTTCACCCACGTCCTTCTTGATCTTTTCCAGGTCATGACCGATGCCGGCCATGATCTGCCCGCCATTGCGCCCGGTGCCACCGAACCCCAGGTAACGCGCCTCCAGCACCACGATGTTGGTGATGCCTTTTTCGGCGAGCTCCAGGGCGGTATTGATGCCGGAGAAACCACCGCCAATGACCACGACATCGGCGTCCACGTCCTGTTCCAGCGTGGGGAAGCTGAGGTTGTATTTCTTGGTGGCCGTGTAATAGGTGGGCGTTTCGATATTGATCATGACGCAACCTGACAAAGTGAAAGGAAACTCCGTTGCCACGCCTACGCGGGGCATGGCAGGGGATGGCTCTATTAAGAGCCCTGGCGGGGCGCTTGTCTTGATCCTCCATGCCGGAGGATTTGACCGAGCGCGCCATGGGGTCGGAACCTGGCCCATGAAAAGTACAATCTTGGATCTGGAAGGTGCATTTTTCAGCTGCCCGCGATTGCCCATACTGGACCGGCCTTAATCACTGATCTCGCTGTTTGTGCAACCTCGGGTTGCCGGGCAAAGGCGGGATCGGCAGACGCCAATAATAAAAGAGCCCGTCCATGAAAAAGCCAAACCCGCTGCTCGAAGACCTCAAGCCCCTCCTGCCAGCCATTGCCGCCAACGCCTTCCAGGCGGAGAAAGACCGTAGCGTGCCTGCCGAGAATATCGCCTTGCTCAAAAGCATCGGCATGCACCGGGCCTTCCAGCCGAAACCGTACGGTGGCCTGGAGATTTCCCTGCCGCAGTTCGCCGATTGCATCGCGCTGCTGGCCGGTGCCTGTGCCAGCACGGCTTGGGCCATGAGCCTGTTGTGCACCCACAGCCATCAGTTGGCGATGTTCCCGGCCAAGGCCCAGCAGGAAATCTGGGGCGATGACCCGGATGCCACCGCCAGCAGCAGCATCGCACCGTTTGGCCGCACCGAAGAAGTCGACGGCGGTGTGATGTTCAGTGGTGAAATGGGTTGGAGCAGCGGCTGCGATCACGCCGAATGGGCAATCGTAGGGTTTCGCCGCAAAAACGCCGAAGGCACCCAGGACTATTGCTTTGCGGTGCTGCCACGCAGCGACTATGAGATTCGCGATGACTGGTTCGCGGTGGGTATGCGCGGCAGTGGCAGCAAGACCTTGATCATCGACAACGCTTTTGTGCCGGAACACCGGATCCAGAAAGCCAAGGACATGATGGAAGGCAAGTCCGGCGGATTCGGCCTGTACCCCGACAGCAAGATTTTCTACTCGCCGTATCGGCCGTATTTCGCCAGTGGTTTCTCCACGGTCAGCCTGGGCGTGGCCGAGCGCATGCTGGAGGTCTTTCGCGAGAAAACCCGCAACCGCGTGCGGGCCTACACCGGCGCGGCCGTCGGTGCCGCCACCCCGGCGTTGATGCGCCTGGCCGAGTCGACCCATCAGGTGGCGGCGGCCCGTGCCTTCCTGGAGAAAACCTGGCAGGAGCACGCCGAACATGGCGAGCGCCACGAATACCCCAGCCGGGAAACCCTGGCGTTCTGGCGGACCAACCAGGGTTATGCCACCAAGATGTGCATCCAGGCCGTCGACCGCTTGATGGAGGCAGCCGGCGGCGGCGCCTGGTTCGAGAACAACGAGTTGCAACGGCTGTTCCGCGACGCTCACTTGACTGGCGCCCATGCCTACACCGACTACGACGTCTGCGCGCAGATCCTCGGTCGTGAGCTGATGGGGCTCGAGCCCGATCCGTCCATGGTTTGACCGCCTGTCCTTAGAACAATAATCGAGGCCGTCCGTTGAGGCGGCCGGGAGTCTTGCATGTCCAGTCTTTGCGATACCGCTTTCGATACCCGCGCGTTCCGCCGGGCCTTGGGTAACTTTGCCACCGGCGTGACCGTGGTCACCGCCGCCACTGAAGATGGCCGCAAGGTCGGGGTGACGGCCAACAGTTTCAACTCGGTGTCCCTGGACCCGCCACTGATCCTGTGGAGCATCGACAAGCGCTCCAGCAGCCACGAAGTGTTCGAAGCCGCCAGCCATTTTGCGGTGAACGTGCTGGCCGCCGACCAGATTGACCTGTCGAACAACTTCGCGCGACCCAAGGAGGACCGCTTCGCACAAATCCAGTTCGAGACCGGCGAAGGCGGAGCTCCGATGTTCGTTGATTGCTCGGCGCGTTTTCACTGTGAAAAATTCCAGCAGGTCGACGGTGGCGATCACTGGATCATGATCGGCAAGGTCGTGGCCTTTGACGATTTCGGACGCTCGCCCTTGCTCTATCACCAGGGCGCCTACTCGATGGTGCTGCCTCACACGCGCATGA from Pseudomonas beijingensis includes the following:
- a CDS encoding molybdenum cofactor biosynthesis F family protein, giving the protein MSTSTDWITVGALADGFAPEAFILPNLADLAGKTFTLHFANGWQIEHRFEQDTLTWNAADGHSSGTATYRATSVRPGLYLVDFIKREGQLTSSVSLVIDTASAAFTAVIGRMPSQQETGEGLYSRALAGKPLTSVQAQFLHGSLDRPWQPGLCPHAPTTELVGLRNLYRYSPSEVYEHIYLNDQFYSWQCLKGVEQGLCDTDRCDTYKIADQLYLFVWREKIIPTLGLVLIDLQQHRSDGKIFGYAGESFDEFSNFPVSSYCQVLNQTEYPDA
- a CDS encoding cupin domain-containing protein encodes the protein MPLTTLKKDIQLSDLDAWGTVADLGSQILEGEVKAFGKMTFGAPTDPVSSAYFGTTQGKFRMVYPFAEQATVVTGEVILTDEATGQSTRYKAGDSWFVTKGTPVLWEIVSESFVKHYFAVV
- a CDS encoding NAD(P)/FAD-dependent oxidoreductase codes for the protein MINIETPTYYTATKKYNLSFPTLEQDVDADVVVIGGGFSGINTALELAEKGITNIVVLEARYLGFGGTGRNGGQIMAGIGHDLEKIKKDVGEDGLRQVFEISDLGADIIKDRIAKYAIDADFCHGYGYMGFNARQEKTLRAWEKDFKSINSKHEIRFLGGSDVQQIIGSKAYGSALLHMGGGHVHSLNLLLGEAKALVSHGVRIFENSPALEVSYGERITVRTGRGSVRASKLLWACDSFLNKLEPELHRSTINTYAFQMMTEPLSDELIQRISPIRGAYSDIRPVIDYYRVTNENRLLFGAATPLVEHIPLDLKAWNRRLMLKIFPYLKDVKIDLAWGGPMACSPNLFPQIGTLPGRSNAFFVQGYSGFGVTPSHIICKVLAEGMSEGSARYDLVSSIHRPTIIGKDAIRPLLLTAGKSWHQLSGYWNGRR
- a CDS encoding p-hydroxyphenylacetate 3-hydroxylase reductase component codes for the protein MSSLCDTAFDTRAFRRALGNFATGVTVVTAATEDGRKVGVTANSFNSVSLDPPLILWSIDKRSSSHEVFEAASHFAVNVLAADQIDLSNNFARPKEDRFAQIQFETGEGGAPMFVDCSARFHCEKFQQVDGGDHWIMIGKVVAFDDFGRSPLLYHQGAYSMVLPHTRMTKREEGQSPSSHFQGRLSHNLYYLMTQALRTYQASYQPRQLSTGLRTSEARMLMVLENDAGLNLCDLQREVAMPVREIEEAVANLKRKGLVSDEGERVRLTAKGIDETEGLWAIAKEQQDKVFGQFSEEQVEHFKQVLKGVIKGA
- a CDS encoding p-hydroxyphenylacetate 3-hydroxylase oxygenase component — its product is MKKPNPLLEDLKPLLPAIAANAFQAEKDRSVPAENIALLKSIGMHRAFQPKPYGGLEISLPQFADCIALLAGACASTAWAMSLLCTHSHQLAMFPAKAQQEIWGDDPDATASSSIAPFGRTEEVDGGVMFSGEMGWSSGCDHAEWAIVGFRRKNAEGTQDYCFAVLPRSDYEIRDDWFAVGMRGSGSKTLIIDNAFVPEHRIQKAKDMMEGKSGGFGLYPDSKIFYSPYRPYFASGFSTVSLGVAERMLEVFREKTRNRVRAYTGAAVGAATPALMRLAESTHQVAAARAFLEKTWQEHAEHGERHEYPSRETLAFWRTNQGYATKMCIQAVDRLMEAAGGGAWFENNELQRLFRDAHLTGAHAYTDYDVCAQILGRELMGLEPDPSMV